One window of the Thermodesulfobacteriota bacterium genome contains the following:
- the miaA gene encoding tRNA (adenosine(37)-N6)-dimethylallyltransferase MiaA — MADDQVETRPRVVILAGPTGVGKSKLAIELAETFGGEILNADSMQVYRYMDIGTAKPTLEERRGIPHHLLDLVTPDQPFHAELYRRLGRKVIDDLHRKGTPIFVVGGTGLYLRALTQGLFASPKTDPLLRERLRQEAMEKGRATLYQRLQVVDPEAASQIHPNDLIRTVRALEVYETTGIPISWYWKQHRFGDRPYKTLKIGLWMERKELYRRIEQRVDRMIALGLLEEVEGLLKRGYGPELKPMKGLGYKQMVQFLLKELTWEEAVDQMKRETRHYARRQWTWFGHDPEMVWRDASAEGKRIFEEVKAFLREGERP, encoded by the coding sequence ATGGCCGACGATCAGGTCGAAACGAGACCTCGGGTAGTCATCCTCGCCGGGCCCACGGGAGTCGGAAAGTCAAAGCTGGCGATCGAGCTGGCTGAGACCTTCGGCGGAGAGATCCTCAATGCCGATTCCATGCAGGTCTACCGGTATATGGATATTGGCACGGCCAAACCGACGCTGGAGGAGAGGCGGGGGATCCCCCACCACCTGCTCGATCTGGTGACTCCGGATCAGCCCTTTCATGCGGAGCTCTATCGGAGGCTCGGAAGGAAGGTCATCGACGATCTCCACAGGAAGGGGACCCCGATCTTTGTCGTCGGTGGAACAGGTCTCTACTTGCGGGCCCTCACACAGGGGCTCTTTGCCAGTCCCAAGACCGATCCCCTTCTCAGGGAGAGGTTGAGGCAGGAGGCGATGGAGAAGGGGAGGGCCACCCTCTATCAAAGATTACAAGTCGTGGACCCGGAGGCGGCCTCTCAAATCCATCCCAACGACCTTATCCGAACCGTGAGGGCCCTGGAGGTTTATGAGACGACCGGCATCCCGATCTCATGGTATTGGAAGCAACACCGTTTCGGTGACCGACCCTATAAGACCTTGAAGATCGGCCTATGGATGGAACGGAAGGAACTCTACCGACGGATCGAGCAGCGCGTGGACCGGATGATCGCACTGGGACTGCTCGAGGAGGTCGAGGGGCTATTGAAGAGGGGCTACGGGCCTGAATTGAAGCCCATGAAGGGTCTGGGTTATAAACAGATGGTCCAGTTCCTTTTAAAAGAGCTGACGTGGGAGGAGGCCGTCGACCAGATGAAACGGGAGACCCGCCACTATGCCAGGAGGCAGTGGACCTGGTTCGGACACGATCCCGAGATGGTCTGGCGGGATGCTTCTGCCGAGGGGAAGCGAATTTTCGAAGAGGTGAAAGCTTTTTTGAGGGAGGGGGAACGACCGTGA
- the hfq gene encoding RNA chaperone Hfq, whose translation MTTKNQINVQDQFLNKIRRDRTQVVIELTTGRKLEGIIYGFDNFCLILRGKGDELIYKHAISSITTGERVELHEPR comes from the coding sequence GTGACGACGAAAAACCAGATCAATGTCCAGGATCAGTTTCTCAACAAAATACGTCGGGACCGAACGCAGGTGGTCATCGAGCTGACCACAGGGAGGAAGCTGGAGGGAATCATCTACGGATTCGACAACTTCTGCCTCATCCTCCGGGGGAAAGGGGACGAGTTGATTTATAAACACGCCATCTCTTCCATCACCACGGGCGAGAGGGTCGAGCTTCATGAACCGAGGTGA